The following proteins are encoded in a genomic region of Burkholderia pyrrocinia:
- a CDS encoding pyridoxal phosphate-dependent aminotransferase: MNTTADSLVTLAARVDAIQPFYVMELMKEAQRLEAAGRDIIHMGIGEPDFTAPEPVVDAAAAALRRGVTQYTSALGIAPLREAIAAHYARAYGLTISPERIVVTAGASAALLLACLALVGRDDEVLMPDPSYPCNRHFVAAAEGRAVLVPSGPDARFQLTEDDVRTRWGDRTRGVLLASPSNPTGTSLEPDELKRIVEAVRARGGFTIVDEIYQGLSYDAAPVSALSFGDDVITVNSFSKYFSMTGWRLGWLVVPPTLVGTFEKLSQNLFICPSALAQHAALACFEPAALAIYEARRLEFKRRRDFIAPALERLGFTVPVMPDGAFYVYAHCGDVAHPAAGDSAALTQAMLHDAGVVLVPGMDFGVHAPRDYIRLSYAAAYSRLEEAVERLATLFGQH, from the coding sequence ATGAATACCACCGCCGATTCGCTCGTCACGCTCGCCGCACGCGTCGACGCGATCCAGCCCTTCTACGTGATGGAACTGATGAAAGAGGCGCAGCGGCTCGAAGCCGCGGGCCGCGACATCATTCACATGGGCATCGGCGAACCGGATTTCACCGCGCCGGAGCCTGTCGTCGACGCGGCCGCGGCCGCGCTGCGCCGCGGCGTCACGCAGTACACGAGCGCGCTCGGCATTGCGCCGCTGCGCGAGGCGATCGCCGCGCACTACGCGCGCGCGTACGGCCTCACGATCAGCCCCGAGCGGATCGTCGTGACGGCCGGCGCGTCGGCCGCGCTGCTGCTTGCGTGCCTCGCGCTCGTCGGCCGCGACGACGAGGTGCTGATGCCCGACCCGTCGTATCCGTGCAACCGGCACTTCGTCGCGGCGGCCGAAGGCCGCGCGGTGCTCGTGCCGAGCGGCCCGGACGCGCGTTTCCAGCTCACTGAGGACGACGTCCGCACGCGCTGGGGCGACCGCACGCGCGGCGTGCTGCTCGCCTCGCCGTCGAACCCGACCGGCACGTCGCTCGAACCGGACGAACTGAAGCGGATCGTCGAGGCCGTGCGCGCACGCGGCGGCTTCACGATCGTCGACGAGATCTACCAGGGGCTCAGCTACGACGCGGCGCCCGTGTCGGCGCTGTCGTTCGGCGACGACGTCATCACCGTGAACAGCTTCTCGAAGTATTTCAGCATGACGGGCTGGCGGCTCGGCTGGCTCGTCGTGCCGCCCACGCTGGTCGGCACGTTCGAGAAGCTCTCGCAGAACCTGTTCATCTGCCCGTCCGCACTCGCGCAGCACGCGGCGCTCGCATGCTTCGAGCCGGCCGCGCTCGCCATCTACGAAGCGCGCCGGCTCGAATTCAAGCGCCGCCGCGATTTCATCGCGCCGGCGCTCGAACGGCTCGGCTTCACGGTGCCCGTGATGCCGGACGGCGCGTTCTACGTGTATGCACATTGCGGCGACGTCGCCCACCCGGCCGCCGGCGACAGCGCCGCGCTCACGCAGGCGATGTTGCATGACGCGGGCGTCGTGCTGGTGCCCGGCATGGACTTCGGTGTCCATGCGCCGCGCGACTATATCCGTCTGTCCTATGCGGCAGCCTACTCGCGGCTCGAAGAGGCGGTCGAACGACTTGCGACGCTGTTCGGCCAGCACTGA
- the nusB gene encoding transcription antitermination factor NusB: MKKSARRQSRELATQGLYQWLLSNASSGEIDAQLRGALGYDKADKELLDAILHGVIREHATLVEALTPALDRPIEQLSPVERAVLLIATFELTHHVETPYRVIINEAVELAKTFGGSDGYKYVNGVLDKLAAKLRPAETQARRNG; encoded by the coding sequence ATGAAGAAGAGCGCCCGCCGACAATCGCGCGAGCTGGCGACGCAGGGCCTGTACCAGTGGCTGCTGTCGAACGCGTCCTCCGGCGAGATCGACGCGCAGCTGCGCGGCGCGCTCGGTTACGACAAGGCTGACAAGGAGCTGCTCGACGCAATCCTGCACGGCGTGATCCGCGAGCACGCAACGCTCGTCGAAGCGCTGACGCCGGCGCTGGACCGTCCGATCGAGCAGTTGTCGCCGGTCGAACGCGCCGTGCTGCTGATCGCGACGTTCGAGCTCACGCACCACGTCGAAACGCCGTACCGCGTGATCATCAACGAAGCTGTCGAACTCGCGAAGACGTTCGGCGGCTCCGACGGCTACAAGTACGTGAACGGCGTGCTCGACAAGCTCGCCGCGAAGCTGCGCCCCGCCGAAACGCAGGCGCGCCGCAACGGCTGA
- the ribH gene encoding 6,7-dimethyl-8-ribityllumazine synthase codes for MEIGQYQPNLEGDGLRIGIVQSRFNEPVCNGLADACVEELERLGVTGEDVLLVSVPGALEIPLALQKLAESGQFDALIALGAVIRGETYHFELVSNESGAGITRIGLDFNLPIANAVLTTENDEQAVARMTEKGRDAARVAVEMANLTMALDQLGDDEDEDEDEEEDEDDEAERA; via the coding sequence ATGGAAATCGGACAATACCAACCGAATCTCGAAGGCGACGGCCTGCGTATCGGCATCGTGCAATCGCGCTTCAACGAGCCCGTGTGCAACGGCCTCGCCGACGCGTGCGTCGAAGAACTGGAACGCCTCGGCGTCACCGGTGAAGACGTGCTGCTCGTATCGGTGCCCGGCGCACTGGAAATCCCGCTCGCGCTGCAAAAGCTCGCGGAAAGCGGCCAGTTCGACGCGCTGATCGCGCTCGGCGCGGTGATCCGCGGCGAGACCTACCATTTCGAACTCGTGTCGAACGAGAGCGGCGCGGGCATCACCCGCATCGGCCTCGACTTCAACCTGCCGATCGCGAACGCGGTCCTGACGACCGAAAACGACGAGCAGGCCGTCGCGCGCATGACCGAAAAGGGTCGTGACGCCGCGCGCGTCGCCGTCGAGATGGCCAACCTGACGATGGCGCTCGACCAGCTCGGCGACGACGAAGACGAAGACGAGGACGAAGAAGAAGACGAAGACGACGAAGCGGAGCGCGCATGA
- the ribBA gene encoding bifunctional 3,4-dihydroxy-2-butanone-4-phosphate synthase/GTP cyclohydrolase II has product MTLASTLDIIAELKAGRMVILVDEEDRENEGDLVIAAEFVTPEAINFMARYGRGLVCLTLTQERCKQLHLPLMTYRNGTQYGTAFTVSIEAAEGVTTGISAADRAHTIATAVAHDVRPEHIVQPGHVFPIMAQPGGVLVRAGHTEAGCDFTALAGLTPAAVICEIIKDDGTMARLPDLIEFAKEHNLKIGTIADLIQYRSRTESIIERIAERTMQTAHGTFRAVLYRDQPSGSPHIALVRGAPSPDIDTPVRVHEPLSVLDLLETGVSTHSWTLDAAMREVAERDLGVIVLLNCGDTKEHLIDVFKAFDEEEKAAALKRRPVDFKTFGIGAQILRDVGVGKMQVLSNPRKLGSMSGYGLEVTGFIPMPGGEAKSCPASHA; this is encoded by the coding sequence ATGACGCTCGCCTCCACGCTCGACATCATCGCCGAGCTGAAAGCCGGCCGGATGGTGATCCTGGTCGACGAAGAAGACCGCGAAAACGAAGGCGACCTCGTGATCGCCGCCGAATTCGTCACGCCGGAAGCGATCAACTTCATGGCCCGGTACGGCCGCGGCCTGGTTTGCCTGACGTTGACGCAGGAACGCTGCAAGCAGCTGCACCTGCCGCTGATGACCTACCGCAACGGCACGCAGTACGGCACCGCGTTCACGGTCAGCATCGAAGCGGCCGAAGGCGTGACGACCGGCATCTCGGCCGCCGACCGCGCACACACGATCGCCACGGCGGTCGCGCACGACGTGCGCCCCGAACACATCGTGCAGCCGGGCCACGTGTTCCCGATCATGGCGCAACCGGGCGGCGTGCTCGTGCGCGCCGGCCACACCGAGGCCGGCTGCGACTTCACCGCGCTCGCGGGCCTCACGCCGGCCGCGGTGATCTGCGAGATCATCAAGGACGACGGCACGATGGCGCGCCTGCCCGACCTGATCGAATTCGCGAAGGAACACAACCTGAAGATCGGCACGATCGCCGATCTGATCCAGTACCGCAGCCGCACCGAATCGATCATCGAGCGGATCGCCGAGCGCACGATGCAGACCGCGCACGGCACGTTCCGCGCGGTGCTGTACCGCGACCAGCCGAGCGGCTCGCCGCACATCGCGCTGGTGCGCGGCGCGCCGTCGCCCGACATCGATACACCCGTGCGCGTGCACGAGCCGCTGTCGGTGCTCGACCTGCTCGAAACGGGCGTGTCGACGCACTCGTGGACGCTCGACGCCGCGATGCGCGAGGTCGCGGAACGCGACCTCGGCGTGATCGTGCTGCTCAACTGCGGCGATACGAAGGAACACCTGATCGACGTCTTCAAGGCGTTCGACGAGGAAGAAAAGGCCGCAGCGCTCAAGCGCCGGCCGGTCGATTTCAAGACGTTCGGCATCGGCGCGCAGATCCTGCGCGATGTCGGCGTCGGCAAGATGCAGGTGCTGTCGAATCCGCGCAAGCTGGGCAGCATGTCCGGCTACGGCCTCGAAGTCACGGGCTTCATTCCGATGCCCGGCGGCGAAGCCAAGTCCTGCCCGGCGTCCCACGCCTAA